One window of Etheostoma spectabile isolate EspeVRDwgs_2016 chromosome 6, UIUC_Espe_1.0, whole genome shotgun sequence genomic DNA carries:
- the dhdds gene encoding dehydrodolichyl diphosphate synthase complex subunit DHDDS produces the protein MSWIREGELNLLEKISANILKAGPMPKHVAFIMDGNRRFARKKNMERQEGHMQGFNKLAETLRWCKHLNIQEVTVYAFSIENFKRTKNEVDGLMELARQKFEKLLEERDNLEKHGVCIRVLGDLNMLPLDLQQLIAKAVLTTKAHNKCFLNVCFAYTSRYEITNAVREMAWGVEQGLIKASDVSEPLLSECLYSSNSPNPDLLIRTSGEVRLSDFLLWQTSHSCLVFQSVLWPEYSFWNLCDAILQYQLNHKSIQKARDVHREQQASQQLEADRACVAEHLQHHGNGKPADAQRRQEALLHYTTCREERIQDFLEALKHKRDSFFNDLWSDAILA, from the exons ATGTCGTGGATAAGGGAAGGTGAATTAAACCTGCTCGAAAAGATTTCAGCCAATATCCTGAAG GCTGGACCCATGCCTAAACATGTGGCCTTCATCATGGATGGTAACCGTCGCTTTGCacgtaaaaaaaacatggagcgCCAGGAAGGGCATATGCAGGGCTTCAACAAGCTGGCGGAG ACATTACGCTGGTGTAAGCATCTGAACATTCAAGAGGTTACAGTTTACGCCTTCAGCATAGAAAACTTCAAGCGCACTAAAAACGAGGTGGATGGGCTAATGGAGCTGGCCAGGCAGAAATTTGAAAAGCTGTTGGAGGAACG ggaCAATCTGGAGAAGCATGGTGTGTGTATCCGGGTGCTGGGCGACTTGAATATGCTGCCACTCGACCTTCAGCAACTGATTGCCAAAGCTGTGCTCACAACCAAGGCGCACAATAA ATGTTTCCTGAATGTGTGCTTTGCCTACACATCAAGATATGAAATCACTAATGCGGTCAGAGAAATGGCTTGGGGAGTGGAGCAGGGCCTGATCAAAGCAAG TGATGTTTCAGAGCCGTTGCTAAGTGAGTGTTTGTACAGCAGTAATTCTCCCAATCCTGATCTGCTTATCCGCACCTCTGGAGAGGTGAGACTCAGCGACTTCCTTCTTTGGCAG ACTTCCCACTCCTGTCTAGTGTTTCAGTCAGTTCTGTGGCCAGAGTATTCATTCTGGAACCTGTGTGATGCCATTCTTCAATATCAATTAAATCACAAATCCATTCAG aAAGCCAGAGACGTCCATCGAGAGCAACAGGCCTCACAGCAGCTAGAGGCGGACCGGGCCTGTGTAGCAGAGCACCTGCAGCATCATGGGAACGGAAAGCCTGCTGACGCCCAGAGAAGACAAGAGGCACTGCTGCACTACACCACCTGCAGGGAAGAACGGATTCAGGACTTCCTAGAAGCACTAAAGCACAAGAGAGACTCTTTCTTTAATGACTTATGGAGCGACGCCATCTTGGCCTAG